A portion of the Cololabis saira isolate AMF1-May2022 chromosome 17, fColSai1.1, whole genome shotgun sequence genome contains these proteins:
- the flrt3 gene encoding leucine-rich repeat transmembrane protein FLRT3, with protein sequence MVRQCKSLILFLIRIGLLLGLANPLVTSASCPSACRCDGTFIYCNDRGLTSIPTGLPKDATVLFLQNNRIKSSGIPAELRGLSQVEKIYLYCNNLDEFPTNLPLGLKELHLQENNVRMITHDSLAQIPYIEELHLDDNSVSAVSIEEGAFRDSTHLRLLFLSRNHLSTIPSGLPMSIEELRFDDNRISSISEQSLQDLINLKRLILDGNLLNNRGIGEMALINLINLTELSLVRNSLTSPPANLPGTSLEKLQLQDNHINRVPPGAFAFLRQLYRLDLSGNNLSSLPQGVFEDLDNLTQLLLRNNPWQCTCRMKWVRDWLRSLPSKVNVRGFMCQGPDKVKGMAIKDLTTDMFDCTDSELYSVYETSTVSNTLRTSQPQRPSFVTRRPVVRGPDISKNYHSPTTSSGRKIITISVKSSSADAIHISWRVSQPMTALRLSWLKLGHSPAFGSITETIVQGERTEYLLTALEPESSYRICMVPMETSNIYLSDETPVCIETETGSHKSYHPTTTLNREQEKEPYKNSSLPLAAIIGGAVALLAIIMLALVCWYVHRNGSLFSRNCTYNKGRRRKDDYAEAGTKKDNSILEIRETSFQMIPINHLPVTKEEFMIHTIFPPNGLSLYKSPHNENSINNRSYRDSGIPDSDHSHS encoded by the coding sequence ATGGTGCGACAATGCAAGTCCCTTATCCTCTTCCTCATCAGGATTGGGCTGCTGCTGGGTCTTGCTAACCCCCTGGTCACCTCTGCCTCCTGTCCCTCAGCCTGCCGCTGTGACGGGACCTTCATATACTGCAATGACCGTGGCCTGACTTCCATCCCTACTGGTCTCCCCAAGGATGCTACTGTGCTCTTTCTACAAAACAACCGCATAAAGAGTTCGGGCATTCCTGCAGAGCTTCGTGGACTCTCACAAGTAGAGAAGATCTACCTTTACTGCAACAATCTGGATGAATTCCCAACTAACCTTCCTCTTGGACTAAAGGAGCTTCACCTTCAGGAGAACAACGTTCGGATGATTACTCATGACTCTTTAGCTCAAATTCCCTACATTGAGGAACTGCACCTGGATGACAACTCTGTGTCAGCAGTCAGCATAGAGGAGGGAGCCTTCAGGGACAGTACTCACCTGAGACTGCTTTTCCTCTCCAgaaaccacctgagcaccatcCCTTCAGGCCTACCCATGAGCATTGAGGAGTTGCGTTTTGATGACAACCGTATCTCATCTATTTCAGAGCAATCGCTGCAAGATCTCATCAACCTGAAACGACTAATCCTGGATGGTAACCTGCTCAATAACCGTGGAATTGGGGAGATGGCTCTCATTAACTTGATCAACCTTACTGAGCTCTCCCTAGTGAGAAACTCCCTGACATCACCACCAGCCAACTTGCCAGGCACCAGTTTGGAGAAGCTGCAACTACAAGATAATCATATTAACCGGGTCCCACCTGGGGCCTTTGCCTTCCTTAGGCAGCTGTACCGCCTGGACCTATCTGGTAACAACCTGAGCAGCCTCCCGCAGGGTGTATTTGAAGATCTGGACAATCTCACACAGCTTCTACTACGTAATAACCCCTGGCAATGCACTTGCAGGATGAAGTGGGTGCGCGACTGGTTGCGGTCATTACCATCAAAGGTGAATGTACGTGGCTTCATGTGCCAGGGTCCTGATAAAGTCAAAGGCATGGCAATTAAAGATCTAACTACAGACATGTTTGACTGCACAGACTCAGAACTTTATTCTGTATATGAGACAAGCACAGTCTCCAACACTTTACGCACATCGCAGCCCCAGCGGCCGTCATTTGTCACTAGAAGGCCTGTGGTAAGAGGTCCTGACATCAGTAAGAACTACCACAGCCCAACCACATCTTCAGGCAGAAAGATTATCACCATTAGTGTCAAGTCAAGTAGTGCAGATGCAATACACATCTCATGGAGGGTGTCACAACCCATGACTGCGCTGCGGCTCAGCTGGCTAAAGCTGGGACACAGCCCTGCCTTTGGCTCCATCACTGAGACCATTGTGCAGGGGGAGAGGACGGAGTATCTGCTCACTGCACTGGAGCCAGAGTCCTCTTATAGAATATGCATGGTTCCCATGGAGACTAGCAACATTTACCTGTCAGACGAGACCCCTGTTTGCATTGAGACGGAGACTGGATCTCACAAATCCTACCACCCAACTACAACTTTAAATCGAGAGCAGGAGAAGGAGCCTTATAAAAATTCCAGTCTGCCCTTGGCTGCTATCATTGGAGGGGCTGTGGCTCTTTTGGCAATTATCATGTTGGCACTGGTGTGCTGGTATGTCCACAGGAATGGTTCACTTTTTTCCAGGAACTGCACCTATAACAAAGGCCGTCGGAGAAAGGATGACTACGCTGAGGCTGGCACTAAAAAGGACAACTCCATCCTCGAAATAAGAGAAACTTCTTTTCAGATGATTCCTATAAACCACCTGCCTGTAACCAAGGAGGAGTTTATGATACACACAATTTTCCCACCTAATGGCTTGAGTTTATACAAAAGTCCACACAACGAGAACAGCATTAACAACAGGAGCTACAGAGACAGTGGAATACCAGATTCAGACCATTCCCATTCATGA